AGCCAACAAAGAATAGAATCCGTTAAAATTTCGAGGGTAATAACCGCGTCTATTCGCCACTGATATTGAACCCGCACGTTCGTTGGGTCCACCTCTCTCTATTtcctcatctctctctctctctctctctctctctctctctctctctctctctctctctctcgtctgTTGCATAATTTTTAACCGTTTCAGAGGATCGGTGCGTTTTAAACATTGCCTATGAACACAATCTGAAACGTCTTGGAGCTACTTTGACGGTCGGACCATTCGGCGGTGTCCAGGGGAGGGATTTCTTCTGTGTACAATGCCTTGACGGAACGCTGCTGTTCTACGAGCAGGAAACATTTACGTTCAGTTATAATTTGACAAACTATTTGTTGCCAACACCTTTGATCTACGTTGCCAAAAACGACGCGTTTGTAACACTCAACTCTGGCTGGGTATTCGAGTGCTACAGGTTTGTCCCTCGAATAGTTTCCTGCAAACTTAAAGTCTTTGAGAAATAAAGATCGTCAAAGCCGTAATTACTAAAAGCACTAGCCCGCGTTTATTTTCACGCCTCTACAGGTACCAGCACATAGCAGAGTTCgacaagaacaaagaaaagCAACCATCCGAGCTCGATAAAAGTCTTTACCCCGATTGGAAATACAACCTTGGCGAGCCGGTGATGGACGTTAAAATCGCAACTCTGAGCAGCGTTGAATTGGCGATAGTAGTGCTGGGCGAAAGAAGTCTTTATTGTCTAAAAGACGATTGTTCGTTGAAGTACACGAAGCGGCTCGACTACGCGGCTCTGTGTTTCCACGTGTACGTCATAGGTGAGTAAATAGATCCTGAAACCAATGCTAAGTTCCCAGGCTAAACTGATCCTTTGGTTTCCTAGAACCCGACGGTGTCCTGATGGTAATGACAGTCACCGAAACCAACACTTTGATGGTGTACGAAGGCACAACGCTGAAATGGACAGCGCAATTGTCCTTCGCTCCAGTCGCAGTGAGCAGAGGAAATTTTCAggttatttcttttcttcgacGAAGTTTGCAcggtaatgaataatttttacggtTAACAAACAGGAAATCaacgacaattttttacaccgcATAAAAATGGTTCAAAAGACGAATAGGAAACGCGACGATACGACATTATGGCTAGTGAATAAAGAGCTGGCGATGAAAAAAGGCGTAGAAAAATACCGCAACGATAAACGCATAATTAACGACAACGGAAAAGCGAGATAAACTATACCTAGAACAGATAACGAACGACAAACGGACTAGGACAACAAAGTGCACAGACGTCAAGTGGTTATACTGGCACGAGTTGGTATCAGCCTGTTGCTATTCTAATTAATGCGGCCATCTGCCAGCAGCCACAATGTGTCGCAATTAATTCATTTGCGTAATTATTCACATAggcgacgaaaaaaaaaaccattcacGCGTAAAGAAATATAAATCCAACCTGTATTTCGATACTCCGTCCAGCATCTCGAAGGTGTGATAGTCCTACTTTCCGAGAAGGGTTTGCTGGAAGGGTGCTTCCTGGGTAGTGAACCCTCGCTGTTCGTCGCTCCTCCAGTTTCCtgcacaaaaaatttcaactatgaAACGGCTGCGAGTGACGTTGCCAAGTACAGAAAAATGCTCCAGAAATCAGTAGCTTCAGGTTAGTAGTAATTTCGAGGTGACAAAATTAAGTTTCGATGATATATTTCGACAAATTGGCAAAGTCGAGACATTAACTGGCACTTTTAATCTGCTACCCTTCCCCAATTCTCATACCTACAATCGCTTGTCGCAGACAGTTCCCTGACCAACGTCACTGCCGAATCCGAGATAAGCATATCCGTATGGATATCACCTCACCTGGAGCCTTGTCCTTTCAACGAGGAACTGGCCATTGCGACAGAGAAACACTCGATGTGTCGATTGTCGATAGAGCTGATACCTTACGCACCGCTCCGGCAGGTTCAAGTCAGCTTCGAAGTTGACGATCCGCTGATCGTTAGGGCGGATTATCACGAGATCGCAAATCTGTGTGAGCAAAAGTTTCATGTTACGTTACCACCTATATATAAAAGGAGTCAAAAATCCGATCGCAGACTGCAGTAACGAAAGCTTATCAACTCCGGTTCCAAGGTGATCGACATCTGGCACAGTCGGTAATTCACATGGGCGACAAAGCCGTTCCAGCCTCGTTGGAAGTCGTGGTTACAGTCAGCTACGAGAACAGTTTCGGGGCGATTAGAGTACTGCAGAGAAAAGCGCAGGTGCCGTTAAGACTGGTGGCAAGACTCTGTCCTCCGGAGAGCGGTTCCTCGTTCTCGGTAACCGTGAAATCGGATGAGCCGGTTGTCAGTTTAAGTCAACTGTTTCCTGGTAAGATTCACCGATATGCAAACCTCAGTTTACTTCCGGCTAAAGAATTTTATCAGTAAAATTAAGTGCGAATGAGAGATAGTCCTGTAGAACGTACGCGCAGATCTGCCTTCGCGGTATCTCAGGGAATAAGAATTTCCACCGGACTTGTCCGACGGTCTGTAAGCTCTTCTCCGGCTTGGCCTGAGGTTTCTCATTGCCGTTAATGATTGCCCGACAGAGTTCATCGGCGAGGCCACTCTGGGCCGTAACAACAACGCAATAGGACTGCAATACTTGTATACGGGAACGGTGGTGTCTATAGCATCGGGAACGTCGTCGAACAGATACCGTCTTCAATCGGAGGACAGTCTGGCGGTGGGAATGGTTGCGAGGCAGTTAATAGCCCGTTTGAATGGTTATTATTCGAAGAAACAATGTAACTGTATAACGAGCCAAGTGCAGCTGCAAATTCTGAATGCTCATATAGACGTTCACTTTGCGTCCCGGCAGGAAGTGAGAAGAATCAAGGTGCGTAATATAGTGAGCGTCGAGGCTCTGCCGGCAATGTTGCAATTTAAATATAGATCTATACAAATCGCGTAATTACATGACTACGCGAGAGAACGCCTTTCATTCCTGTCTAACTAGTCTCGCATGTACCTAGAACGCGCGTATAGTAGAACCTACAAAAGGAATCTGATTTATAGATTGGATGTACGCGATTCGATCGGTTCGAGTCTTCGACAAGTTGGCCTCTGCTTCTCGGGGATTTCTTTAAACGGCGAACTTCGTTGTCTCGATAAACGAGACGTTAATCATTGTCACGTGCCTGAATGATTCTATTTCACTTTATTGTTTCCCTCGGatatttgttcattttatttttatttatttattttgtttctttttctctccttacCTATTACtctccaattttcaaaattatactcaTAAATACGATTACGCCGTCGAGAAATCGTTAATGACAATCCACGTCTCTTACTTGTCAGAGCGAATATATTATCTGcgtgtaatttattataactCTTTGCAGGtttcgtattatattataaaataatatgatgCCTCGTGATGCGTTATTAATATCGAAGTTAGTCGGTGTTATCGAACCTgttgacatatatatatatatatatatacaaatacaaaaaacTCAGGCAAAcacgcatacacacacacacacacatacatttaGGAACGCATATGCAATTAGAACGCGGAAAAGAAGTAGGAAGACAGAGAGCAGCTCGACGTCTCGTCGGTAATAATTGATGCtgtttatgtacatacacgtatgCACATAcgcatcatatatatatatatatatatatatatatgagatgAGAACGACAGTAAATTACTCATGGATATGTTATGAACCGAGTGACATCTTCTTTGGTGGCATATGTGAGATCCACGGAAAGTGACTTACTGACTGACACCAAGAGACACGTGTTACTTGCGATTATAATTACCAAGGTTTTTTCGTTCAGTTCAATCAACTCCGAAGAAGCCTATTTCCACGGATCATTTGTTTATCTTATCGTgcactgaaaatatttcattttctctctcgtcTCTTCGTCTTCGATTCATAGACAATTCCAGAGGCATAGCCTAGTCTAGTTCTCAATCGATTCTTATCAGTCTGTAGTGCGCGATGCGCATgcattaataattttctcattcgCAATTTAGCGCtatgattttcgttttttggtttttttttttttttttggttttttttttcctcttccttcttctCATTCCATGTTACACACGAATCCTGTTCATGCCTGTATACGGATAATCAAAATTCCGGCTTTTATCGGTTACGGTAAAATCAATAACAATTTTGATcagagtataaaaatttgttgcttCGCGGTGATATGCAGCTgatgaattattaataaacaCAGGAGGCCCTCGACCTGCTGGCAACGCAGCTCAgaaatatcgagaaaaaaatggtttacAACTTTAAGGAAAGATCGACCAGATCGTTAAAATCGTTGACGTTTTTATTGGACGACACGTTCGATATGATGTTTACGCTTCTGGATGATCTTAAGGATGCCCAGCTGGTGAGTATGcagagaagaggaagaggaaatatcaagaaaaaaatatgtataaagaaaagaaacaaaaatcttaTGCAGGTGTTCGCGTAACATCTGTGAACCTCAGACTTTACTTCactgtaataaaattcattttgtatCGTATTAACGATTGCGATATACAGTgctcaaaattttctttcgcacACTCGTTGTAATCAGCTTGCAtttgaaaatgacgaaaagctgtaaatagttgaaaaaaattcaatgtcaaAAGATTCTCTCGATACACGCGCGAATTTTTCAAGGGCACAATTGTATTACAATCATTAAattgtgtgtataaaaatatacgcaAGATTTTACGTAAGcaatttattatgtatattcaaaGTTTAATCCGTGTTATTTCAGCGAGATAAGTATAGTTGAATAAAAGACGATCACCTAAGTCAAATTTGAACACAAATATAACGCGCACGTTGTGGTGATTATTCGCAATGTTTTCAGTgattattatatgcatattacGTTGTTTcagaaacaaataatttacgattttacACCGTGGTaacccttaaaaaaaaatttctgagttGAAAGAAGGATTCTGTGAGAAGATGAGCGTTCtacgttcatttttcactttttccacGTAATtggaatttgtgaaaaaacacGTTGTAGCAACtcaactattatttttttcctgacatttatattcaaccCAAAAATCACGATCCATAACACAAAATTAAAAGttcttattaaattataactattttatAAGATTGATATCAAATAATGAAAGAGTCGTCAGATACATTTCTCAAACATCAGCTGAATACTTGATATTACAAGTGTGGACATTATTTCTGACGTAAATTGAGAATATGATTGACGTAGGCAATAAAAAATGCACTACGATACTTCATAAattggggagaaaaaaaggaaaaaaaaaaaaaaaaaaaaatgtgtaaaagtaaaaaatcaactCATCTTTTGacagaatctttcttttaacctaaacaaactttttttagaGAGGTGCCATGGTGTAAAatagcgaataatttttttctaaaacacccaaatacacatacatacgtatacatggTGGGAATTTTTAGGCGTTGATAAAACCtgttgtttttcctttttatattttcattcataaaaCCTGATACCTACCGATAAACCATTTTATCcgattttattctcatttcagAAACAAttacgaagtgaaaaaaatctggagcGAGCGATTTCCttcttgttgttattattgcaaACAAATGTAAGCGATGATAAATACGCGTTAGTTGAGTCAGCGATCGGATTCACGCCGCAGCTGCACAACGATATCGTACGTATAGTATTATGCGCATGTAAAATTTACAGTCTAATTACCGCTTTatctttatattttcttcacttttattGTGCACGCAGAGGCAAATACACGTGTATACTTCGAGATTGCGTGCTTTAAACTCGCGTGTCCTTTGTCAAGGCAGACGCTGGCGAATCTGACTCTTGTTATATGCACGCATAAGCGTATTGCATGTGCCAACGATTCTCAAAGCTCGCAGTTGTACTCTTGAATTTATCACCGAGCTGACTGCAATGCACTCTTTGACTGACGATAAACGCGCGTTTAATGCCGCAGCTGCTGCTACACGCTTGCAAAAATCATCATCTATTCACCTTAGGACTGGACACGTTTCAGTTCTAACAGAAACACAGTAACATGTAAAAGTGTCAGGGTGAGATTGTTGCTAATTTTGAAACGTCAAATCACTTTTCATATTCTTGGACCGCGCGTTACTTACTATTAATAAGAAACTAAATTCAGATAAGTTGCAGAACTTACAGTTTCatattacacaaaaaaaaagtaattggaaagaaaaaaatttctagggAAATAAAatgtagatttgaaaattattccgtcattatctttcaacaaatttgttatttatgaGTAAAAATCTATTCATAATTCGCGAGAACCTCGCACCTTGCCatttgaagtaaaatttgtaaagaCCAACACACAACGTTATAATTGGTTGTGAAAATCAGTGATCTTTGAATGACTGCACGTGAACCGCggtgttattaaaaattggtTCAAGCCTGTGAGCGATAAAGGCCTTATCATCGGCAGAGCGTAGAATAAGTACGGAGGCGTAATTCTTATCTTTGGAATCATTCAAGTTGTAGATTCGTTTGAAGAAGCCGACAGCGTTCGACGCAAATTGCTCCTCCGATTTAATCTCGTAGGATCTAATTCTAGTGCAGCCGCctttccctctctccctccacCTTTACCCTGCTCTTCCCTTCTCCCCATGTATTTCCTTCGCCTTCAGGTGCCCAGCATCCTCCCCTTGAGACCCTGACGATCCTTCAAGATTCGTACAAAAATCGTGTGTtcaaaaggagagaaaaaaaaaaaaatcaaaaaatcagaCGTCTGGTTAGCGATGGAGAAATAAATCACGGAAGATTCggtaaatttaaacaaaaatcttcGACATAGAATCAGACACAATTTTTgctggaataaaaaaagagaagatgaGAAGGAATTGAAAAGCGCGGATTTTACAGCAGACGTAATTCGTTACGTGTATATCCtgtaatgtataatatgtgaGTCTGTACAGCGTACAGCTGGCGAGTAGGTACCGAgtatttattgattatttatcGCAGCGAAGAAAGTTGGTTTAAAGATATAACCTCGGGAAGCAAGTTtcgtgattatttttctctccatcATCCTTCTTGCAAACAGACATGATAAAGATAATTCCATGCTGCGCAGCTGGCCTCGTGTAATAACAACGATATTGCAATTATAGAATCTGAATATGTACCTACACGACGAAGTTCGAAGCGGCCGAAATTATCCAACTCTTTTGAAAATAGTTCGCCAGGTGTTTCGTATTTCAGGTGTTTTCCgtatttctttcttcctcttcttttctttccattctttttctcttcgtttttttttgtatcttttcAACACAGGTAAGTATACTTAACATACTTACGTAGGTATATCTGGGCTACGTTAAGCGGCTgggtaaatttatttatctaaacGGGCGTTTTGATTATTGTAGTATCGTAATTTTTTGGCCAGTTGAAAAAAACCCAACGATATTCTCTAAGAAGTCGTAAACTACCCATTTAATAGACCAAACACTATTATACAAAGATCGGCTCTACGAAATCATTTTTCGTTTACACACCTTTATGATAAAGCATTGAATAGTTATACACATATGCCTAACGTTTCGTCGTAAACTGAATTTGTAAGAAATGTATACTTTCGAAATACCATTAAACAAACGATCCGCATCCCGCCAAATTGCGAATCCACGCGTCAATGGAGTCGTTTATACGTTTAtaatcaaatatatatactcaaACTCTACAGTCCTTCGTTTCCCCTTTCATCTTTTAGGATAAGCGATCTATAAGACAGATAACTAATTGCCAACACAGTCTGGAGAAAAATCGTTCGCTCGAGTCGGggagaggaaaataaaattcgtatACCTAAcgagccgaaaaatttcacaggaTTGGGAAGAAATCGCCGACGCAGCTGTGTCCAGCGCTCTGCGttcaaaattgagaaaatccgACAGCGAAATGTTGAAAACGGTCGGTGAATTGGAGCCGATAAAAGACGTGACGAAACTGAAAAAACGCATCGCTCACCTCGTCGAAAGATTAACGAAAGAGACCGACGACTTCGCTGGCTCGAGTGCATCAGGTATTTCGAATatgtaaaaattgtacatttaTCTCCTCTCTTcatctcgtttttcttctttctcttttgctCCAATATCAAACGATCAATCTGTGCAATCGCAGCTTATTCTTACGGGCAAAAGCCAAAAGcgcaaatttttctctcctacactcgatgacgatgataattGAGGAGGCAGTAACTTAGCAAGTTAGATtgagataaaaacaaaaaaaattttgatcgcgCACTTTCCGGATAGTTTATTCTCGCTCCTGCCCTCCCCCatataatctatatatatattagggtggcgcaaaagaaccgactattttggttttttgagtttcgtgtgacaaagtgttagtttttgatgttttaaaagcccactccaaaggacagttcgaaaaaaatttttaagaggtcgctccacattttttaaaacgtcagaaatcgtcaaaagtcgatttttttttttttaattttttttctcgttacagtataattttatagacaaaaaaaaaataagtttccgaaattgtcagttcaaaatttgaattttgaaaggtcgctcataattttttttcaatttttcggtgcatttctttagatcttttcgagcgaccttttaatattcatattaaaatttcatcaattttttttctttaatttagtaagtaagaatcgataacaatagaccacgacatgaattaaaaatcaaacaaaatactgaaaatataatttttttaatttaattttttgacgatttttgacattttaaaaaatttggagtgacctcttaaaatatttttcttgagctgtcctttggagtgggctcttaaaatatcaaaaactaacattttgtcacacgagactctgaaaaaaaaaaaaaaaaatggtcggtttttttgtgccatattatattaattgtCGGGAATTTATTAAGTGAATCGAAAACAGAGTCAGAAGCTTTTCATATTGAAAGAAGCAAGAGttgaagaaggaaggaaaagaagaactATCCATAAACACTCGTAACGATCAGACAcgcgtgtatacgtataatattgtacCTGTGCAACACAcggtgtatatacatatatgtgtgtgtgtgtgtgtgtgtgtgtattatagAGTATATCGGTATGACGGTGAATGCCTGCCTAAAGCACATAAGCGGGgcgaatatttattatacccgCGATCATTCCAAACAGTTTCAAAGACTTCGAACGATCGTTCGATATGCTTCTTTCCATTACGTGTTATTACAAATTCTTTCCAAATCCCGTTGCGatcatacatattttattaccATTGTACAACAACGGAGGCAACACGATTTTCCTTccgttcattttttcccctcctTCTTATTTCGTatatcaataatattatacccaTCGACATGTAATGTTGCACAGATGTTGAGCCCATAGCCTGCGGTTGAGTATCTCGTATACGATTCGCTCGTTGAGCGAACTTGCGTACATATCTTGTGTACGTCCtctatatatgtgtgtgtgtgtgtgtgtgtgtgtgtatggaAGTAATGTGTATGATTATATAACTGTTCGTTTATTTAAAGTAGAGACAAGATTTGTGAAATTCGGTTATCTTAATACACTTTGAATGGAAATTTAACAGCCGTTCTGTTTTCACGGGTACTTAACgttggatttttatttctagtaTTTTTACCTAAGTATCCAGAGAGGCAtaaggagaaagaaagaaaaaagaagaagaagaagaaaaaaaaaaaaaaacctttccaAGAATGTTGCGGAGTTCGACTTATCCggcacaaattttatttccatttattttatttctctctctctctctctctttctctctttacaCCAATTCGATTTGGAGTGAAATTCTTTATACAAGGCGAGTAcgttttacgcgttttttcatgcaTGTTTTCCGTACACAATTTACTCGTTTTTATGACGGTAGAGTGAatctgcgaatgcgcatgcatGGAGTACAGAAA
This is a stretch of genomic DNA from Diprion similis isolate iyDipSimi1 chromosome 9, iyDipSimi1.1, whole genome shotgun sequence. It encodes these proteins:
- the LOC124410637 gene encoding protein PTHB1, which translates into the protein MSLFKTREWWRTQCGENEAFDNHSLLVTPLFGPDIHSVIIVGSHNGYLRIYKPSSKWIEEGKTLTGYKPTDIILESSLEKPIIDLNVGKFVSGSQHLHLAVLSPSNLIVYNVSIISKSEDEEDRCVLNIAYEHNLKRLGATLTVGPFGGVQGRDFFCVQCLDGTLLFYEQETFTFSYNLTNYLLPTPLIYVAKNDAFVTLNSGWVFECYRYQHIAEFDKNKEKQPSELDKSLYPDWKYNLGEPVMDVKIATLSSVELAIVVLGERSLYCLKDDCSLKYTKRLDYAALCFHVYVIEPDGVLMVMTVTETNTLMVYEGTTLKWTAQLSFAPVAVSRGNFQHLEGVIVLLSEKGLLEGCFLGSEPSLFVAPPVSCTKNFNYETAASDVAKYRKMLQKSVASDSSLTNVTAESEISISVWISPHLEPCPFNEELAIATEKHSMCRLSIELIPYAPLRQVQVSFEVDDPLIVRADYHEIANLCDRHLAQSVIHMGDKAVPASLEVVVTVSYENSFGAIRVLQRKAQVPLRLVARLCPPESGSSFSVTVKSDEPVVSLSQLFPEFIGEATLGRNNNAIGLQYLYTGTVVSIASGTSSNRYRLQSEDSLAVGMVARQLIARLNGYYSKKQCNCITSQVQLQILNAHIDVHFASRQEVRRIKEALDLLATQLRNIEKKMVYNFKERSTRSLKSLTFLLDDTFDMMFTLLDDLKDAQLKQLRSEKNLERAISFLLLLLQTNVSDDKYALVESAIGFTPQLHNDIDWEEIADAAVSSALRSKLRKSDSEMLKTVGELEPIKDVTKLKKRIAHLVERLTKETDDFAGSSASGRLEDVEEVA